From Panthera tigris isolate Pti1 chromosome B4, P.tigris_Pti1_mat1.1, whole genome shotgun sequence:
TATTTACATAACCTCATTATATTAAGTTACAGCTTATATCACAGCAGAGTCTTAAATAGTTTTTATCCCCAAAAGGTAATTCTGACAGATAATATTTTAGAATGATAGATTGAAGCTTGGACAGATGATTGTTTTATGCATTGAGAAATCTcagaactttgtttttaatttgtctttctaatttttttttttttttaagaaaagaagagaataattaCTGGCTCCTTTAAATCTTCTCTTTTGTTcacctcttttttgtttgtttgtttacttttaagtCATTTACCCTTCGTGGTGACAGCAGATCCCCGGCTTCTGCCCAGAAGTCATCGAGCAGATCAACAGCCCCCACACCTTCCAAAAGGAGAAGCAGTGTGCTGTGGTCCGAGATGCTGGACGTCAGCATGAAGGAGTCTTTAACTACCAAAGAAATCAAACGTCAGGAGGTGAGCTAGCATTCAACTAAGAAATCGTCTCATACTAAAAAAAcgtcttttttttaaacgtagGTTTTCAGAAGAATAGCAAACTAATGCCTAAGGCAAACTCAGcttgcatttttatatttgagtGCTAATTCGTAACACATGCTGAGCAGGAACACTGTAATAGGTGGTGGTCATCAAAGTTAACTCTGATGGGGTCAAGTTCTAAAGCGTGTGGCAACCACTTAATGGAGATTCCATTCTGAATTCTGGTTTTCAGATTGAGTCCCTTTAAAGAGCGCTATTCATAACATCAGTTAAATAATTCATGATAAGTATCAATtgtatataattttcctttctcgaAGGAATGACCTACAGTgtttgctggatttttttttttttttttttaggcaataTATGAAATGTCCCGAGGTGAACAGGATTTAATTGAGGATCTCAAGCTTGCAAGAAAGGTCAGTAAATAACTTTTTATCATGTGCTctagttttaaaaaactttatttaacaaattataaAGGATAAAACCTTCTTCTATAGTTTCACATCTCTTCAAATATGAATATCAGTAGAGCCTGTTTGAGTATTAACATATACTTTAGTTTCTTTGATGTGTAATAAATGAAATCCACGCTAGCTTTTATGTAGTCAGTCATGCTTGTGTTCAAGAAGGTCTCTCATCATGTTTTATTTGCTTGATCGCTTTGCATGACCCACTTTTCCCCCTCTGATAGGCCTACCATGACCCCATGTTAAAGCTGTCTATTATGTCAGAGGAGGAACTCACCCAGATATTTGGTGATTTGGACGCTTACATACCTCTCCATGAAGGTAAGATAGGCCACTGAATTCTCATTGGTATCTGAACAGCATTAGCAGAAGTTGTTTTGAATCTGAACTTCTAACTTAGCgtggagttatttttttaaatgagcgtATTATTGGTATCTCTGCCTTTTTCCACTTCAGATCTGTTGGCAAGAATAGCAGAAGCAACGAAACCTGGTGGAACAGTGGAGCAGATCGGTCACGTTCTTGTGAACTGGGTATGAAGTGAGCTGCTGACACCAGATAGTTTTTACATATATGCCATACTCCTCATCTGTGGCGAATACCAGGTCCATTGGGTCCACTGACTGAATTCAGAAGACAGATAAACAAGGCATTAAGACTGAACAAAATTAGATAGCTGTAGGAAGTTGACAGTCTTGGCTTAAAAAGAGACTTCGTGACTGATAcgggtttatttgttttaaaaatatgatcctCTTTGGGCACAGTTCCCACATTACGTGTTTTACTGTTGCAGTTAACGTTTGAGTGCCTGCCAGATGACAGGTGCTATTGTAGGAGGGACCGTGGGGGGTTCCGTGAGGAGAGACATCTCTACACTTACACTCTAGTGAGAGGATAGTCGGGAGCACGAGCAGTCCCAAGGTTGGTGGTGACGGTGGTAGAGGGACCCGCGGTGCCCTGGGAAAATGGAAGACTAGCATCCAGCCGAggctgggggaaggcagagatcGTCGGTCTCCGGTTGGATTTAGCCAAACTGTAGGGAAATTAGGAAAGGATACTCTGATGTTGGCCCGGGATCCCATCCCACCCGTTACATCTGCAGGGAGGGCCTCACCGCTTATTAAAACTTTCAAGAATTAGCTATAAGACTTGTGCTTGTTTTCACAGGCTTACTGATGGCCTAAATCACAACAGGAACTTACCGTACTGTGTTTTCGCTTCCTCTCCTTCAGTTGCCGGGCCTGAATGCCTACAAAGGTTACTGTAGTAACCAGCTGGCGGCCAAAGTTCTTCTTGATCAGAAGAAACAGGACCCGAGAGTCCAAGACTTCCTCCAGCGGTGTCTTGAGTCTCCCTTCAGTCGAAAACTAGATCTTTGGAGCTTCCTAGATATTCCTCGAAGCCGCCTGGTCAAATACCCTCTgctattaaaagaaattcttagaCACACTCCAAAAGACCACCCTGATGCTCAGCTTCTGGAGGAAGCTGTAAGTCCAGTAGAAGATTCTTAACACTTTTCAAGTTTATACGTTAACTTGCCTTGGAAAGGTATATGCAGTGGTGCTGTCAGACGTCACGCGTATTGCCACACGGTGAAACGTTCTGCTCTTCTGGGCACCCAGGACGTTAGTACGCTAAGCAATAGAGAGACGTGTAATGCATTTTATGGTTATGTTTCAGGTAAAAGACTGGATTCTCCTATCTGAGCCCTCCCActagctagctgtgtgactttgggcggGTCACGCAGTTTGGCTGAGGCTGTTTCGTCTGTAAAATGCAGGGACTAACTGAATGATCGGATTTCTAGAGGCCATTCGAGCTTTATCCTGTCGTTTTAATATGTTTTAGGCCTGTAAGGAAACAGTTAAGTTAATGTGCTGAAAATGCTTCCTTGATTTCCTGATAATTTTTAGATACTGATAATACAAGGAGTTCTGTCTGATATCAACTTGAAGAAAGGCGAATCGGAATGCCAGTATTACATTGACAAACTGGAGTATCTGGACGAAAAGCAGAAGGACCCTAGAATCGAAGCAAGCAAAGTGCTGCTGTGCCACGGGGAACTGAAGAATAAAAGTGGACATGTGAGTGTGTTTGCACACTAACACGAAGTGAGCGATTACCTTTATCTTCCTGCCGTATTTCATTTCTTCCGTGTAAATTACGAAGCGGGTTTGTAAAATTCATCACACAACGAAAGGTTACTGGTGTTCATTTTACGTTACCAGCTGTGGTAAAGCAGACTTTGGTTTCTGTTGTGACGGACCGACTTCAAATAAATGCCTTGGTGGAGAATGGTTAATAGTTGATTCTTTAGTTCTGAAGCATAAATCAACTTGTTTGCCTAGGGGTGCCTTTGGGAATGAATTACCAGTTTCCTAATAAAAGCGCATGTCCTTcagaaaaatttttgaagacGTCACAATGATGGAAGGAGCTGTTAGCACTCCTGAACAACTTCCTACGGCGGAGGGAATGAAagcaaacttattttttaaatattgattataaAAGCGCCCGCTAGAACCAAGGATAAGCCTGGTGTGGTGTTTTTGTTCCGCTACGTGCTTTTCGGAAAGAagccctttttaaaagttttcagtttaTATTCTGATTCCGGGTAGTCAGCCCGCGGTGTATTATATCGGCTTCAGGTGCACAGTGCAGTGATTCCACAACTTCCTGCATCAGCCGGGGCTCATCACGGGTGCCCTCCCGAATTCCCATCCGCCCCACCCCGGGAAGCCCAGTTCGTGAGCTGAGGTTCTTTTCAGAAAAAGTCGAGGCCCGACCTGTCTGATTTGTGTCGTGAGGCCTGACTGTTCTATAAAGGCTTACGGTTGTGCGGGACGAGGTAGAACCGCCGGCACTTTCACCGGCTTGCGTTTTCCGTCCTCACTTTGCGAGGAAACCGTGGCGCGCGGTACTGGTGTCGCCAGTCACGTTCCTGCCGGTGGGTCTCCTCCGCGGTGCGTGGCGTTTCCTCGGCTGCGGCTTAATCTGATGTGACCCGCCGATACAGGTGGGTTCTACCGTGTGAGGTTCGAGCAGCTCTCCGCGTGCGACGTGCGGAGCCTAGCGGGCGCTGCTTTAGGAGGTCGTTGGCAGGGCGATGGTAGTCCGTGAATCTGACGAAATTAGTCATGTCGAAGCAAGACATTTTCGTGGTGGGTCTCAGGCACTTCGGGTCGCCGAGTTCCACGCTGAGGAAGTATTCGTTTCTTGTTTCTCCAGAAACTGCACATATTCCTGTTTCAAGACATCTTGGTTTTGACGCGGCCTGTTACGCGAAACGAGCGTCCCTCTTACCAGGTCTATCGGCAGCCGATCCCCGTCCAAGAGCTGGTCTTGGAAGACCTGCAGGATGGAGACGTGCGAATGGGAGGGTCCTTTCGAGGGGCTTTCGGCAACTCGGACAAAGGTACGGATGCAGGGTCTCAGGCCGCGTAAATACACGTAAGCTCGGAGCCTACGTGGATGGGGTCGTGGTCTCTAAGAATTCTGTGCCTGCGCCAAACGTCTGAAGTGACGCGGCTTCCCTCGTCCCGCGCCTGGTCCGCCCGCCGAGCGCGGCGCCGTGCGGCTCCCGCGCCGGCCGGCACGTCTGAGAAGCCGCGCGCGGGCCTCCCGTGACGTGTCCGCCGGACACACGTGCACGTGACGGAGCCGCTAGCAGCCGTGTGAAAACGTATGAGTTTATTTGCAGtcagctttttaaaagtcttatcGACGTTTCTTATCCTTCCAGCCAAAAATATCTTTCGAGTTCGCTTCCAAGACCCGTGTCCGGGCCAGTCCCACACCCTGCAGGCCAACGACGTGTTCCACAAGCAGCAGTGGTTCAACTGCATCCGCGCCGCCATCGCGCCCTTCCGGCCGGCCGCCGGCGCACCGCAGCCGCCCGCGGAGGGTGAGGACAACACCCCCGCCGCGCCCCAGAGAAGGGCGTCCGTGGCCTCCGGTGTGACCCCGGTGGAAGTCGGCGGAGACGCTCCGGAGCGCGGCTCCCCGGGGCGCGCGGCGGAGGACGCGAAGGGTGCGAGAGCTCAGCAGACACGGTCCGGCTTCCGGAAGGCCAGGGACACAGCCCCGTTCGGTGGCAAACGGAGAGAGACTTTGGTATAAAGGGAGTTCTGTGTATTCACTGGCGGAGAGactgtttatttataaatgtgtacagttttttttcttgtgatgtgaGCGTGGGAGCGTCGCAGGGCTACTACTTACGACCGGTCCTAACGTTTTCTGTGTTTTCGGttggttttggttgttgttcctttttttttttttttttttttaatggcagctAAAGATATACGCAGATTACTGTTAAACTgtagccccctcccccctttttttttaaagatgttttcctCAGATTATTTAGAACATGCAAGCCTGGTATTTTTAATCaagtgaaatatttatgaaatggattttctctttattctgcaTTCATGGTGACTTTCTAATACCAACCAATTGTGATATTTACAATATTTGCTAAAACCTAAAGCTTTGCAAATATGGGATTTTACCAGTGTCTCTTTGATAAACTTTACATGCAACTAAAATCTATGTGGAATATGTTTGTAATATTTCAGAACTTACACTGAAACATAAATTCCTtggaaaacaaaccataagacTTAATTAAGTTTTCCATTGTATCAACTGGAatgctttatatttgtttttcactgcacattcctcatttttcatccatttaaactgccaaatacttaattttttttaatttgtaaagtagtttttagtatttgctttgatttttttttttacttcaatgcTTTTGCCTTTTCAGTTGGCATGTCTTTAAAGTATTCTTCCTCTTtgattaaaaatgtgtgtgtatgtgtgtgtgtgtgtgtatatatatatatacatatatatatcttttttttaaatcagtgactTTACCAAGTGAAACCAAGCCATACTGTTTTTGAGCCAATTAAGAAAATTGCAGTTTTTTAAAGTGTAGCATTCAGAGTGGAGACCACACATGAAATGACTCCGTATATACTGAAAGAAAACTGCCATAAGgattttgttaaaagttttagTGTTGTCTGAAAAGCAAGAGGGAAGGAAACTGACCggtaaaaagtttaaaaaaaaaaaaaagggtctaaGAGAGTAGTGTTGTCTTAAAGTAAAAATGTCTGGTTGTTCCAGAACATGAAAGGAGATAGTAAAAGCTAAACTCGAGGGTGTGTAGTAAGTTGTAGAAGGCTTGGGGGAAGTGAATTTAATTTGCCTTGGTTTACGGGTTTGAGAAGAAGCAATGAAATGTGTGAACATTTGACCATATTAGATCAGTTCTGGCGGATTTATTCATAAGAGGGAAAACGACTGATGGATCTTTTACTGTAAAATGTTTCTTGTTGAGATGAGGCCATAGTCTTTAAGCCCTGTGTCATGGCAGATTTCTAATGGTGATCAATTCCAGTAAATGTTGACTATTATGTGAACTATATCTGGCCAgtggaaatgaaaattgaaaaagacTGTAAATAGATAATCCAAATGATGTCTCTGTATAAATgaattatacaattaaaaaaaaaaaagcacacacacaatcACCTTCAAAGGTTTCTTGGCTGGTGGATGTTGGGGGATATTTGCCAGGAAATGCTGGTGCAGCAAAGAGATAATGGCAAGCCTCAGAAGTTTCTAAAAATCGTATATAACCAAACCTTTGAAATGCACTCGGGAATAAGGGAAAGATTGAATTATAAGGTCAAATTTTGTGCATCTTCTTAAACCATTTAGAATGCAGTGTAATCAGAAATAGCTGTTGGATTGAAGATAGGTGGACATCTGGCCACTTTCTGGATATAATAGTAAAGCTAATAGCAAAGCATCCTGATGCATttcagattttgtcttttttaaagaatttttttttaatgtttatttttgagagagatggtgtgagcaggtgaggggcagagagggagacacagctgaTTCAGATTTTAATTTAAGCATCTCAGGTTTCTAACTCTGGAAATGCAAAGTCAAAAGTATAGGTTACACCAACAGTCATGATCTAAAAAGTCAGAAAGCAAGATTTCGGATCATTTCTAGAGATGTTCTATAGAATATCATTCCTTCCAGAATCACCTTGATCAGCTTCTGAAGTTACAGAGACAAGTTCAAATGCTGTTAATGGAATGATTTTTTATCAAAAACTGTTATCTCCCTTTGGTTCActcaagagagaaaataagactCAGAAGCTGTAATGAACACTTCAGAAATTACATCTGTGTTTGAGACCATTTGATGATCTAGCCCAGTAGTTCTAAAACCAGTTtgggcatcagaatcacccaggagtggttttaaaaaatatataaaggtaaGTGGACCTATCCCCTAACTCCTCCCTGTACAAATACCCATTTCGCTGACTCAATATCTTGGGGGGGAAAGGGTGGTAAGAGTGAGGGCTGATGACTTATGTTTGTAAACATTCCCTCCTAGTAATTCTGATACAGAGAATGCCTTGGGTCAGCACTTAGTAATCACTGATCTAGCCAAAAGATGTTATGTAAATGATATGTAATCAGTATTGGCATATATCAAACTTTTGGTTTGCCTTAAAATATTCAGGGTCTGTTAAGTAagtggtatttcttttctttcctaattttcttcaGTTTGTGTGCTTCTATACTTTGAGCAAAGTTAGTCTCTGCCTGGGAAAGTCTTTTTAAACTCGGTGCTCAGTCTCAGGATGTATGCACACAAGGTGGTAAGGGAAACTAAGGCCCCTGAATTGACTCTAGCAGTGCGTGGGAAGCCAGCATCATTAAATCACCCTCGAGGAAACTGACGTTTCCTCAACCGAGTCAGGTGATGGGTTACTTTCGGGCCAGCGAGATTTCTGTTCAGTGCTTTTCTCTGTGTGCAGATCCAGCACAGTACTTGGTTGTTAAACATATGGAGAACCCTCATATTACTCAATTAATTATACAAACATCAGCAAATGCCTAATTAAGGGTTCCATCTGTCAATCTCGGTAACTGAGATGCAGGAAGACAGTGTAGGCACGTCTTAAGTTTGTCTTCATCATACTCATCAGTTTAAATTCCCACCTGTCCCTAGAGAAGAAACTGGTCTTCGTTGTGTTTCTAAGACCAGGGGGTTCAAAGTAAATGATACCTCAACCTACTTGGGCTTTTCTTAACCAACATTCATGAACACCTACGAAAGAATACTATCCCTTTGTCCACTGAACCTAGTTCCCACGAGACGAGTATCCTATCAAAGAAAATCTCCCTCAATCCAGAGGACTCTAGAACCTTCTAGATCCAAAGGAGTTTTGATTTTTGCCTGCATATTTGAACAACCCCAGAACCAACCACAAGTCTAAGGATGTCTCAGATACAAGTGATTCCTCAGGTCCAGTGGTACGTGATCTTAGGTCATGAGTACTTTGAGACTCTAATAGAAGCCATGGGCCCTCTCCCACCAAGAAaacatgtacatgtgtatacacacccACACCAATTAGGGGGGTTCGGGGATATTCTCGAACCCATCTTTTGGCCCCAACTTAAGATTTGCTCAAGTCTGTCCTGACCAGGACTTATTTAGGGGTAACATGCAATGGAGTctcaatt
This genomic window contains:
- the NET1 gene encoding neuroepithelial cell-transforming gene 1 protein isoform X2, with translation MVAHDEIGGLLPIKRTIRVLDVNNQSFREQEEPSNKRVRPLARVTSLANLISPVRNGAVRRFGQTIQSFTLRGDSRSPASAQKSSSRSTAPTPSKRRSSVLWSEMLDVSMKESLTTKEIKRQEAIYEMSRGEQDLIEDLKLARKAYHDPMLKLSIMSEEELTQIFGDLDAYIPLHEDLLARIAEATKPGGTVEQIGHVLVNWLPGLNAYKGYCSNQLAAKVLLDQKKQDPRVQDFLQRCLESPFSRKLDLWSFLDIPRSRLVKYPLLLKEILRHTPKDHPDAQLLEEAILIIQGVLSDINLKKGESECQYYIDKLEYLDEKQKDPRIEASKVLLCHGELKNKSGHKLHIFLFQDILVLTRPVTRNERPSYQVYRQPIPVQELVLEDLQDGDVRMGGSFRGAFGNSDKAKNIFRVRFQDPCPGQSHTLQANDVFHKQQWFNCIRAAIAPFRPAAGAPQPPAEGEDNTPAAPQRRASVASGVTPVEVGGDAPERGSPGRAAEDAKGARAQQTRSGFRKARDTAPFGGKRRETLV
- the NET1 gene encoding neuroepithelial cell-transforming gene 1 protein isoform X1; this translates as MEPEQAAQKQPRPRRRSRRASGLNADGAAGPSADTPRPGPDGRHSLRRGSSFTFLTPGPHWDFTLKRKRREKDDDVISLNSLDLKEPSNKRVRPLARVTSLANLISPVRNGAVRRFGQTIQSFTLRGDSRSPASAQKSSSRSTAPTPSKRRSSVLWSEMLDVSMKESLTTKEIKRQEAIYEMSRGEQDLIEDLKLARKAYHDPMLKLSIMSEEELTQIFGDLDAYIPLHEDLLARIAEATKPGGTVEQIGHVLVNWLPGLNAYKGYCSNQLAAKVLLDQKKQDPRVQDFLQRCLESPFSRKLDLWSFLDIPRSRLVKYPLLLKEILRHTPKDHPDAQLLEEAILIIQGVLSDINLKKGESECQYYIDKLEYLDEKQKDPRIEASKVLLCHGELKNKSGHKLHIFLFQDILVLTRPVTRNERPSYQVYRQPIPVQELVLEDLQDGDVRMGGSFRGAFGNSDKAKNIFRVRFQDPCPGQSHTLQANDVFHKQQWFNCIRAAIAPFRPAAGAPQPPAEGEDNTPAAPQRRASVASGVTPVEVGGDAPERGSPGRAAEDAKGARAQQTRSGFRKARDTAPFGGKRRETLV